One segment of Geomonas ferrireducens DNA contains the following:
- a CDS encoding type IV pilus twitching motility protein PilT produces MDAKIFVQILEIAFSKKVSDVHFEVDNPPFFRGKGQIIRSKLPNLTAEDTEFIAAQIMTHHGRRWEPDQKEFDTSFSLPSGARFRVSIFRQRGHFGIIMRVIPAHIGTFDELRLPPVLGEIAKAPNGLILVTGPTGNGKSTTLASMLRYINENFSYNCITIEDPIEFLFHSEKSCIIQREVGIDTDSFSSALRAALRMDPDLIMVGEMRDTATIESCLMAAETGHLVLSTLHTQGAVSTINRIVGHFPPDAQEIVRQRLADILVATVSIRLVMNKTGEAIIPVLEIMRATTTIQSCIREGRLDEIEAHMENGRSQYQMQTLDQHLIQLHEQEQITMEEAKRLSHSMDLERKLMFTN; encoded by the coding sequence ATGGATGCCAAGATCTTCGTCCAGATTCTTGAAATAGCCTTCAGCAAGAAGGTTTCCGACGTGCATTTCGAGGTGGACAACCCTCCCTTCTTCCGCGGCAAGGGGCAGATCATCCGTTCCAAGCTCCCGAACCTCACCGCCGAGGACACCGAATTCATCGCCGCGCAAATCATGACGCACCACGGCCGCCGCTGGGAACCGGACCAGAAGGAGTTCGACACCTCCTTCTCGCTGCCGAGCGGGGCGCGCTTCCGCGTCAGCATCTTCCGGCAGCGCGGTCATTTCGGCATCATCATGAGGGTGATCCCGGCCCATATCGGGACTTTTGACGAGCTGCGCCTCCCCCCGGTACTTGGCGAGATTGCGAAGGCCCCCAACGGCCTCATCCTCGTCACCGGCCCCACCGGCAACGGCAAGTCGACCACCCTCGCCTCGATGCTGCGTTACATCAACGAGAACTTCAGTTACAACTGCATCACCATAGAGGACCCCATCGAGTTCCTCTTCCACTCCGAGAAAAGCTGCATCATCCAGCGCGAAGTCGGCATCGACACCGACAGCTTCAGCTCGGCGCTGAGGGCCGCGCTGCGCATGGACCCGGACCTGATCATGGTGGGCGAGATGCGCGACACCGCCACCATAGAGTCATGCCTCATGGCCGCCGAGACGGGGCACCTGGTCCTTTCGACGCTCCATACCCAGGGGGCGGTGTCGACCATCAACAGGATCGTGGGACACTTCCCCCCTGACGCCCAGGAGATCGTACGTCAGCGCCTGGCGGACATCCTGGTGGCGACCGTTTCCATCCGCCTCGTGATGAACAAGACAGGCGAGGCCATCATCCCCGTTCTCGAGATCATGCGCGCCACCACAACCATCCAGAGTTGCATCCGCGAGGGAAGGCTCGACGAGATCGAGGCGCACATGGAAAACGGCCGCAGCCAGTACCAGATGCAGACCCTCGACCAGCACCTGATCCAGCTCCACGAACAGGAACAGATCACCATGGAGGAGGCAAAGCGCCTCTCCCACTCCATGGACCTGGAGCGCAAGCTCATGTTCACCAACTAG
- a CDS encoding response regulator yields MSFEGDLEHLPLVDVIQLLHQTGKSGTLTLKSSKGESQLVFRDGFIVSANHVDNSIRIGQVMIDMGLLSREALEQALKAQQKAGSERKPIIQMLIEEGIVENQAAYQGLEALIEMTIVDILTWTRGTFCLDVNKIVVSDDYRYFPEKANTQIHMNTQSILMDALRIYDERKRDGTLTPESIFGAPPASEPQSGSEPLSGSGLSAADLGLEELDELESRIPRFFSAIKEEPPDTIAVRLQQELSGIPAHEQQELFDFLEGASARAAEAEATLGVILVTSSRLMRECVSAVCGPRFVCATDDPLQLAPFIEQTRSRDKSPLLLLDAGEDRRRNGRNVAPLLQQIRERHPALSIVLFAAPDDFELAASAQECGVTTVLPRACRDDRGESFIADLIAGCRALAACLKRQTGAPTSQLPAQFRAQFAALAEQREAAEATFALLQAVCGVFRRGVTLVVVRSELIAERAMGIGGDGTVTSVKLRLNPPEESLYQKALGGELCYGDADQSLRDTIYAAVGAPISGKALLLPVKSFGRVIAIIYADFGAGAGTDPQLPLLEILAQHAGLVIDNILYRKRCAQK; encoded by the coding sequence ATGTCCTTCGAAGGCGATTTGGAACACCTTCCCCTAGTGGATGTCATCCAACTGCTGCACCAAACCGGCAAGAGCGGCACCCTCACGCTTAAAAGCAGCAAGGGGGAGAGCCAGCTCGTCTTCCGGGACGGTTTCATCGTCAGCGCCAACCACGTCGACAACAGCATCCGCATCGGCCAAGTCATGATCGACATGGGGCTTCTGAGCCGCGAGGCGCTGGAGCAGGCCTTGAAAGCGCAGCAAAAGGCCGGCTCGGAACGAAAGCCGATCATCCAGATGCTCATCGAGGAAGGGATCGTCGAGAACCAGGCCGCGTACCAGGGGCTCGAGGCGCTCATCGAGATGACCATCGTCGACATCCTCACCTGGACCAGGGGGACGTTCTGCCTCGACGTCAACAAGATCGTCGTTTCCGACGACTACCGCTACTTCCCGGAAAAGGCGAATACACAGATCCACATGAACACGCAGAGCATCCTGATGGACGCCCTGCGCATCTACGACGAGCGTAAGCGCGACGGCACCCTGACACCGGAGTCCATCTTCGGCGCGCCGCCCGCCTCGGAGCCCCAATCGGGCTCCGAGCCCCTGTCCGGCTCCGGGCTCTCGGCCGCCGACCTCGGTCTCGAGGAACTGGACGAGCTGGAAAGCCGCATCCCCAGGTTCTTCTCCGCCATCAAGGAGGAGCCCCCCGACACCATCGCCGTCAGACTGCAGCAGGAGCTCTCCGGGATTCCGGCACACGAGCAGCAGGAGCTTTTCGACTTCCTCGAAGGGGCTTCCGCGCGTGCCGCCGAAGCGGAAGCGACGCTCGGGGTGATCCTCGTCACCTCCTCAAGGCTTATGCGTGAATGCGTCTCGGCGGTGTGCGGCCCGCGCTTTGTCTGCGCCACCGACGATCCCCTTCAACTTGCCCCCTTTATCGAACAGACCCGCTCCCGCGACAAGTCGCCGCTGCTTCTCCTGGATGCAGGGGAGGACCGCCGCAGAAACGGCCGCAACGTCGCCCCACTGCTGCAGCAGATCCGCGAGCGCCACCCCGCCCTCTCCATCGTGCTCTTCGCCGCTCCGGACGACTTCGAGCTTGCCGCTTCGGCGCAGGAGTGCGGCGTGACGACCGTGCTGCCCCGCGCCTGCCGCGATGATCGCGGCGAGAGCTTCATCGCCGACCTCATCGCCGGGTGCCGGGCGCTTGCGGCATGCCTGAAACGACAAACAGGCGCCCCCACCTCGCAGCTCCCGGCGCAGTTCCGCGCGCAGTTCGCGGCCCTTGCCGAGCAGCGCGAGGCTGCAGAGGCCACCTTCGCGCTGTTGCAGGCCGTCTGCGGGGTCTTTCGCCGCGGCGTCACCCTGGTCGTGGTCCGCTCAGAGCTCATCGCCGAGCGCGCCATGGGAATCGGCGGGGACGGCACCGTCACCTCGGTGAAGCTGCGCCTTAACCCTCCAGAGGAGTCGCTGTACCAGAAGGCGTTAGGCGGCGAGCTCTGCTACGGCGACGCGGACCAGTCGCTGCGCGACACCATCTACGCTGCCGTCGGGGCGCCGATCAGCGGCAAGGCCCTGCTCCTCCCGGTGAAAAGCTTCGGGCGCGTCATCGCCATCATCTACGCCGACTTCGGCGCCGGCGCCGGAACCGATCCGCAACTGCCGCTTCTAGAGATCCTCGCGCAGCACGCGGGGCTCGTTATCGACAACATCCTGTACCGCAAGCGCTGCGCCCAGAAATAG
- a CDS encoding lytic transglycosylase domain-containing protein gives MGKARLLYAAAALTLALTTDASAFCFEEAGIEYGINPQILRAIAKVESNFNPAAVNYNTNGTYDFGLMQINSSWASTIGKQRWNSLGDPCNSVKTGAWILSMCIDKYGYNWKAIGCYNSQTPDKRDRYSKRVFDQLQRVKPVKQEAAYTPLKDSIETLVRQKVDGWVDDAAQGKAEEFKVKTKGSVPAPKEVLQQKPRPAETTAKTALPEIAAKQDNAMSHDNIGYYTEDGEHSAIPIP, from the coding sequence ATGGGTAAAGCCAGACTGCTTTACGCGGCTGCCGCCTTGACCCTGGCGCTGACAACCGACGCCTCGGCCTTCTGTTTCGAGGAAGCTGGCATCGAGTACGGCATCAACCCGCAGATCCTGCGGGCGATCGCCAAAGTCGAGTCCAACTTCAACCCCGCCGCCGTCAACTACAACACCAACGGAACCTACGATTTCGGCCTCATGCAGATCAATTCCAGCTGGGCCTCCACCATCGGTAAACAGCGCTGGAACTCACTGGGCGACCCGTGCAACAGCGTCAAGACCGGTGCGTGGATCCTCTCCATGTGCATAGATAAGTACGGCTACAACTGGAAAGCAATCGGCTGTTACAACAGCCAGACACCGGACAAGCGTGACCGTTATTCGAAGCGGGTTTTCGATCAGTTGCAGCGCGTGAAGCCGGTGAAGCAAGAGGCGGCCTACACGCCGCTCAAGGACAGCATAGAAACGCTGGTACGGCAGAAAGTGGACGGCTGGGTAGACGATGCGGCGCAGGGGAAGGCCGAGGAGTTCAAGGTGAAGACAAAGGGGAGCGTTCCCGCCCCGAAAGAGGTTCTGCAGCAAAAGCCGCGGCCTGCCGAGACCACCGCAAAGACGGCCCTCCCGGAGATTGCCGCCAAGCAGGACAACGCTATGTCGCACGACAACATCGGTTACTACACGGAAGACGGGGAACACTCGGCGATCCCCATCCCTTGA
- the gdhA gene encoding NADP-specific glutamate dehydrogenase yields MSPQIDEKVEPIYQEVLKRNPGEVEFHQAVREVLESLGPVLVKHPEFADRKIIERICEPERQIIFRVPWQDDAGNVHINRGFRVEFNSSLGPFKGGLRFHPSVYLGIIKFLGFEQIFKNSLTGLPIGGGKGGSDFDPKGKSDNEIMRFCQSFMTELYRHLGEHTDVPAGDIGVGGREIGYMFGQYKRITNRYEPGVLTGKGLDWGGSLVRTEATGYGASFFVDAMLKVRKDSFEGKTCSVSGSGNVAIYTIEKIHQLGGKCVTCSDSNGVIYHEKGIDLDLVKQLKEVERRRIEDYAKYHKDAKYVANGKIWEIPCQVAMPSATQNEINGKDAATLVKNGCIAVGEGANMPTTPEGVKVFLEAGIAYGPGKAANAGGVATSALEMQQNACRDAWTFEYTEQRLAQIMKNIHDTCYQTAEEYGTPGNYVNGANIAGFIKVAKAMVAHGLI; encoded by the coding sequence ATGTCGCCGCAGATTGACGAGAAAGTAGAACCGATTTACCAGGAAGTACTGAAGAGAAACCCCGGCGAGGTGGAGTTCCACCAGGCCGTCCGCGAAGTTCTGGAGTCGCTGGGCCCCGTCCTGGTGAAGCACCCTGAGTTCGCAGATCGCAAGATCATCGAGAGGATCTGTGAGCCGGAGCGCCAGATCATCTTCCGGGTACCCTGGCAGGACGACGCCGGCAACGTGCATATCAACCGCGGTTTCCGCGTGGAGTTCAACAGCTCTCTCGGCCCCTTCAAGGGCGGGCTCCGTTTCCATCCCTCCGTCTACCTCGGGATCATCAAGTTCCTCGGCTTCGAGCAGATCTTCAAGAACTCCCTGACCGGCCTCCCGATCGGCGGCGGCAAGGGTGGTTCCGACTTCGATCCGAAGGGCAAGTCCGACAACGAGATCATGCGTTTCTGCCAGAGCTTCATGACCGAGCTGTACCGTCACTTAGGCGAGCACACCGACGTCCCTGCGGGCGACATCGGCGTGGGCGGACGCGAGATCGGCTACATGTTCGGCCAGTACAAGCGCATCACCAACCGCTACGAGCCCGGCGTCCTGACCGGCAAGGGCCTTGATTGGGGCGGCTCGCTGGTACGCACCGAGGCCACCGGCTACGGCGCCAGCTTCTTCGTCGACGCCATGCTGAAGGTGCGCAAAGACTCCTTCGAGGGCAAGACCTGCTCGGTTTCCGGCTCCGGCAACGTCGCCATCTACACCATCGAGAAGATCCACCAGTTGGGCGGCAAGTGCGTCACCTGCTCCGACTCCAACGGCGTCATCTACCACGAGAAAGGCATCGACCTCGACCTGGTCAAGCAGCTCAAGGAAGTCGAGCGTCGTCGCATCGAGGACTACGCCAAGTACCACAAGGACGCAAAATACGTCGCCAACGGCAAGATCTGGGAGATCCCCTGCCAGGTCGCCATGCCGTCCGCTACCCAGAACGAGATCAACGGCAAGGACGCCGCCACCTTGGTCAAAAACGGCTGCATCGCCGTCGGCGAAGGCGCCAACATGCCGACCACTCCGGAAGGCGTCAAGGTGTTCCTCGAGGCCGGGATCGCCTATGGCCCGGGCAAAGCCGCGAACGCAGGCGGCGTTGCCACCTCTGCGCTCGAGATGCAGCAGAACGCCTGCCGCGACGCGTGGACCTTCGAGTACACCGAGCAGCGTCTGGCCCAGATCATGAAGAACATCCATGACACCTGCTACCAGACCGCCGAGGAGTACGGCACCCCCGGCAACTACGTGAACGGCGCAAACATCGCCGGCTTCATCAAGGTGGCCAAGGCCATGGTTGCCCACGGACTGATCTAG